From Fibrobacter sp. UWH6, one genomic window encodes:
- a CDS encoding glycoside hydrolase family 43 protein — MNKKIFLAATLVSVSSMVMSCGDDESVNKNLDDDPSLELPEDTLNPEQPKDSLNPIQPKDSVSQEQPSDPLDKDDGINNEDAVAKYDIALTIEDIIVDWFGGGGEKDADNNSFTYKQYANNYWDIHDLDTDVFTKVEIAFTKAVEYDNIDVIATYSDETKTTERISSGAKNFALTFEPGKTLVSLALVVSPNTPSDAATINFGKIIIRAKDSDGTVSKMPVKSPKLGVGNGNPILDFQYCADPTAIEYKGRLYVYGTNDHQQYEEGVSNTYEKIKTLVMMSTDDMVNWTYHGLIPVGEVAPWIMASWAPSIISKEQADGSTLFSLYFSNSGFGTGVIQAKSPVGPWTSPLSKSLIDGDHPVVKGSGSIFDPGAVIDDNGDGWLSFGNGQGWIAKLKPDLHSLDGDPVKLPSPFHFEANELNYINGKYVYTFNNDWEDHKPWDWGGEAPTACSMNYFTSTEPLNPDSWTYGGNYFKNMGENGMTYGNNHTHLHKYQDKWYLFYQAAILEASIGSHGGFRSILVDEIEVDEAKVVIKEAKPTYKGVKAIKNLDPYIVQQASTAAATLGIRYVQTEEPGHMVATIGTPSKDGPAPTEGIIEVRNVNFSSAKTLKALVKGKGSVILRLDKRDGANVATVNSSASDWQELEAKCSGITSGVHTVYLIIKGDVQFDTWQFAN; from the coding sequence ATGAATAAGAAAATCTTTCTTGCGGCAACGCTTGTGTCCGTTTCGTCCATGGTAATGTCTTGCGGAGACGATGAATCCGTAAACAAGAACCTTGATGACGACCCCTCTCTGGAACTTCCCGAGGATACACTCAACCCGGAACAGCCCAAGGATTCCCTCAATCCTATTCAGCCTAAGGACAGCGTCTCTCAGGAACAGCCTAGCGACCCTCTCGACAAGGATGATGGCATAAACAATGAGGATGCGGTAGCAAAGTACGATATCGCTCTCACTATTGAAGATATCATCGTGGACTGGTTTGGCGGCGGCGGAGAAAAGGATGCCGACAACAACAGCTTTACCTACAAGCAATACGCCAACAACTATTGGGATATTCACGACCTGGACACGGACGTTTTCACCAAGGTTGAGATAGCTTTTACCAAGGCCGTCGAATACGACAATATTGACGTAATCGCAACCTACAGCGACGAAACCAAGACAACGGAAAGAATCTCTAGCGGTGCAAAAAATTTTGCATTGACCTTTGAACCGGGCAAAACTCTCGTTAGCTTGGCACTGGTCGTAAGCCCCAACACACCTAGTGATGCAGCGACCATTAATTTCGGTAAAATCATTATCCGCGCAAAGGACTCTGACGGCACTGTAAGCAAGATGCCAGTGAAGTCCCCAAAACTGGGCGTGGGCAATGGCAACCCTATTCTGGATTTCCAGTACTGCGCAGACCCGACCGCCATTGAATACAAGGGACGCCTCTATGTGTATGGAACCAATGACCATCAGCAGTACGAAGAAGGCGTCAGCAATACTTACGAGAAGATCAAGACTTTGGTAATGATGTCCACCGACGATATGGTCAACTGGACTTACCACGGGTTGATTCCTGTCGGCGAGGTGGCTCCCTGGATTATGGCTTCATGGGCACCAAGCATCATCAGCAAGGAACAGGCCGATGGCAGCACCCTCTTCTCCCTCTATTTCTCCAACAGCGGTTTTGGCACCGGTGTTATCCAGGCAAAGTCTCCGGTAGGCCCGTGGACATCTCCTTTGAGCAAGAGCCTTATCGATGGCGACCATCCCGTTGTAAAGGGCAGCGGCTCCATATTTGACCCAGGTGCTGTAATTGACGACAATGGCGATGGATGGCTTTCATTTGGTAATGGTCAAGGCTGGATCGCCAAGCTCAAACCAGATCTGCACTCTCTCGATGGGGATCCGGTCAAGCTTCCGTCCCCGTTCCATTTCGAGGCTAATGAGCTCAATTATATTAACGGCAAGTACGTGTACACCTTCAACAACGACTGGGAAGATCATAAGCCCTGGGATTGGGGTGGCGAGGCGCCAACAGCCTGCAGCATGAATTACTTTACCAGCACCGAGCCGCTGAATCCCGATTCCTGGACCTACGGCGGAAACTACTTCAAGAACATGGGTGAAAATGGCATGACCTACGGCAACAACCACACCCATCTCCATAAGTATCAGGACAAGTGGTATCTGTTCTATCAGGCGGCAATTCTTGAGGCTTCCATCGGTTCCCATGGCGGTTTCCGCAGCATCTTGGTTGACGAAATCGAGGTGGACGAAGCAAAGGTTGTCATCAAGGAAGCTAAGCCGACTTACAAGGGCGTAAAGGCGATCAAGAATCTTGACCCCTATATTGTGCAGCAGGCATCAACAGCTGCGGCTACCTTGGGCATTCGCTACGTGCAGACAGAGGAACCGGGCCACATGGTGGCTACAATCGGCACTCCCAGCAAGGACGGCCCCGCACCTACAGAAGGCATCATCGAAGTTCGTAATGTAAATTTCAGCAGTGCAAAAACTCTGAAGGCTTTGGTGAAGGGCAAGGGTTCTGTAATTCTCCGTCTTGATAAACGTGATGGTGCAAACGTTGCCACAGTCAACAGTTCTGCAAGCGACTGGCAGGAACTGGAAGCAAAGTGCAGTGGCATCACAAGCGGCGTTCACACCGTCTACTTGATAATCAAGGGTGATGTGCAGTTCGATACCTGGCAGTTCGCGAACTAG
- a CDS encoding AAA family ATPase — MLKRKLTKVLENWLKSGHEKALPLTGARQVGKTTAVREFAGKFYKHFVEVNFVKNPIAKQAFDCPEQINANNPRPKSVP, encoded by the coding sequence ATGTTAAAAAGAAAGCTAACGAAGGTCCTAGAAAACTGGCTAAAGTCGGGTCATGAAAAGGCACTGCCGCTTACAGGCGCCCGCCAGGTCGGCAAAACTACGGCTGTCCGCGAATTCGCAGGCAAGTTCTACAAGCATTTCGTAGAAGTGAACTTCGTAAAGAATCCCATCGCAAAGCAGGCCTTCGACTGCCCTGAACAAATAAACGCAAACAACCCACGCCCCAAAAGCGTGCCGTAA